The DNA segment atacaaatatgtataatattatctttacatatttatcttgatcacatattaaataagataatcatctataataataatatatttataacacaaTCAAATATATTCCAGGTTCTTTCATTGGTCCGAAATAGTTAAAAAGCCTTTATTTCATGCTCaagtttttcaaataaaatttaactTTAAGTTTCATCCATTTTACATCTTCCAATAATGCATCTCTTCATGAATTGTATTCAATAATTGGTCAtccaaaaaaatcataaaataattgaaatttttttacctTGAAGGACAAATTTCGCGAGTTCATGTACTAGCTTGCAATAATGGAAATCCAATCAAATATATTCTTGGTCCCTCTCTATTATTCATAATTGAGGGAtaagatgaaagatatttcatttttcattattatatgtgtattaaaacttgaaacttttgatgatatattataatatttaaataaaattataatcataaataaataaagcatGAAAAAGTGTGAATGGAGGCCGACTCTAACTTACATTTAAATATGTAATCATCTTATGTACTTTCCCAAACTTGATATAATTGCCTTTTTCACACAATTTACCTTTTATCATATAttatcaaaagtttttttttagttgatattatcaaaagttttaattttattatagcGTCACAAAGTTTTATCATACAAAaggttttattattaaaatttttatgtaaTCAACTTATAAGTATATATTATCAAAAACCATATTTGGATAAAGTTCAATCCAAATTTTTTAGATCATGTATATGTTTTAATAACTCTCGGTAGTTAGTAATTATCACTTTGCAACAATTTCACCCCAAACATTGTATAATTTTGCAATTTATGAAAATCAAACACGTGATATTAAGTGTGAGACTGATTATAGGAACAATTATTTGTCGCTTGATCAAAACTGTCTCTacaatttaagtatttaaaacCATGCAATAACCTATTTACAATCACGTTTCGATAGTTCTCTCAGGTTGGGGGCAATTGTTGCTCTCAACGCTTTTCAACACCAATACacatgtttaatttaattttataatggGTAGATTTTTTGTGAAACGACCTCAcagatatttattcttgatatTGGTTGACTCAatccatataaaaaaataaaaaataatttgtttGTTGTAACAAATAATATCTTTTCATAAGCTAAGttaattaaaagatatatcTCACAAAATAACCCGTGAATTGTCCtcacaaaaattttattaaaatatctataaaaagtacattttaattattatttatataattatcgAGCCTTACTAACACACTAATTTGTAACAACTAAACCTTTCAGCATTTGTATTACCTCAAGTGTTCGGGTCatgttttaatataatataacaaGTATGAGTATCGTTCTATGAAGATTGATATATCACAAATTTTCCATAAGAACAATTATTTAGTTAAATTTTAACGAAAGGTGAAATTCATTAAAATAAATTGAGATTCTAATAAAATGATAAAACAACGCAATTTTTAATagtttaaaatcaaataataaacaaacaattgttatgattttggttCACCTATCGTTTAATGTTCTCTAACGattaaatttcaatccttaAGACATTCTTTCGATGGAATTCTCGAATCAATTAATTTACTACTCTGTCAAACGATATTAAACTGTTGAGTGTCTTTATGTTATTTAACATTTGCAATCGCATTGACGAACGATGAAATCCTCTAGCTTTTGATTTTCGAtatatgactatcaacatgttaGATCAAGGGATTATGTTATTACTCCatcatgttataaaattttatcTCGATCTTAAATATAAAACGTAAAGTCGCTTCGAAATTGACCATGCTCCAAAGATGCAATAAAAACTAGAACATAATCAAGAATAATgctcaaaataaaatttaatcttcaaataaaaatcaTGTCAAACATGTTCTGGGATGGGACCcttaaatcccaaaataaaaaaaaataagtagaaacaaagaaaattctcaaaattaaaaaaaaaaataagtagaaaaaaagaaaattattgTTTACTGTTCTTGTTCCTTCTTGATTTCAATTCTCCACATAACCTCCATTCTTTCCGCACATATAATTTTTCACTTTTCGCATCATGCTAGAGAAAACACTTTTGGCCACCCTAACACGAATTCGTCTGTGCAACATTTACCTAAATTCTCGTCTCGTGTTGAAACCGTAACTTTTTTGCGGCTAAGGTGCAAATGGTTCTAtcccttttttattttttgcgcATAAAATCGTGTTGAAAATGTAAATTTTGCTGCCGTAGTACGAATTTACCCTGAAAATTTGAATTTCACAACCATCAAATATCGTCTTTTGCCATTATTATTTATGATTCAACACATTCAAGTGAGTAGCTAACGATATGTGTAAACAATGAAATAAACGTGAAAAAAAACTCGACAAAACTTACAAATAATGCAACGACAGACTCAAGATAAACACGTAGACACGCAAAATCGACGCCTATAATAGaacttatatgtgtatatatatatatatattaaataaaagtgTTGGTTAGTTGAACATTAAATGTGGAAGTGTAACATTGGAAAAAATCCTAACAAATAatggttttaaaaaatatacaatACGAGCTTAAAAGATTTTATATAATTCATAATccaataatttttgaaaaatatcaaAGCAGGAGTGGGGTACAAAATTAAAGTTGATGTTAGGATGGTGGCACTGGCATATGAAGTTAAATCAAGCTGGATTGGGTCCCAACACATCCCTGTCGGCAAATGGGAAGCGAACCCCATTCAGTACAAATCAAAAGAacatttataataatatttaaatataaataataaatttgaaagttaattttgtatatataaaatatgttaattattaataaataaagtAAATTAAGTTTTAAAGGGGggatttgaaattgaatgtgtaGTTTAGTCTCGGGCCAATTTACCTGACATGTCCAAATCACACACTTTATCTCTTCTGGTGTTTCATTATTCGCGCACACTTTTGGATTCCAAGCTGATGTGATGGAACTTACCTATATATTGCATATAATTTTTGTCAAAGTTAATCAAATATATTTctttcaaacatatatatataattaaaattattattattattattgaattactgtttcgattttttttattattattattattcaatgGTAGCTCTATTTATTGTTCGGAAAGATATCAAAGTCCTCaattttatttgcaatattacaaaaaaatcatctacaaataaatattattattattattattattattattattattattattattattattattattattattattattattatagcgTCCATTCACATGCGATGTTGTATATTCTTCGAAAAAAACATGTGATGTTGCATATACAAGTTTTTTGTGttaaaaatatcattatatttATCGATTTTATGGctatatgatatttttttgttgagaattatttcaaaaaacaaaaataataataaaataatgataaaaacACAAGTAAGAAAAGTAAAATAAAGTGAAAGGTGTACGGACAGGCGTGCATGAAAAATGCGACTTTTATAGAGAGAGAGAGTCCAGAGAAGACAATTCGAGGGGTCTCATTAAAGTTGCAGTTCTTTGCTCTCTTTTGGTTAGGGTGTCAAAATTCAACCCAATCCGATTCAATCCAAAAAATATCAGGTTAGGGTTGGGAGTTTTTGGGTTTGGGTCGAATCGGATTGACCCGAAAGCTaacccaaaaaaattaatagcTGGTTGACTCGAAATGACCCAAagcttttaattatttttttatattaaattaagataGATTTACTACATTTTTATACGttatatgtttgaaaaaaattattatatattgagataatatattttcttaatttaatatttattttgtaaaatttttattttttaaaatatattttttattttttgtaataaatataatttaaattttctataactaaaagttcaaatttaaattatatatagtttagatttttttattatgtgttttaaattaaatattattattattttgttttttgaatttttatttaataattttgttaaaaaataaaaaaaattgggttGGTTCGGGTTGATTGGGGTAGTCGGGTTAGTCGGGTTCGggttgaaaaaaattttaaaattgttttcgtcaacccgacccggacccacccGAATTGACACCCTACTTTTGACACCAAATCCCCCCTTTCTACAATTATCCAACTATTTTCAATTTTCCTTAATTATTTCatactttttttcaaaaaaaaaaacaaatttataataatatgtTTTATCAAGTGTTTATGAAATCAATATTTAGCTCCAATAACTTATTGTAACACTCTACAAAATAATCTGATCGTCGACTCATATGTTATTACATATTCATTCAAgaacacaaaaataataaaatttatcaaaaaacCAATAATAATTTCAGTTACGAAAGAGATTGAAACATGACggttatttatagtaaattttatatagaaATGCTACATTTACATATTAAACTactacacgttgggttacacattACTCATGAAATTATAAAAGtatcattatattttatttgaaaaaactcttttcaaaatacattaaaaatatttatgtaattttaagTGCAACGCATAACCTTTCGTGTACATGCAGCATGACTCCGTTTTATGATATATAAGTTACACAGGCAATGACAGTCGTTCGATGCACCATAAATAGAAAATCTACCTGAGATATTTCTTGATAAAAATTGTCATTTCATTGATTGTCCTAAATGTTTCAAAATCTCATATTCATAGTTTAGAATGGAATGGTTGGATGAATGAATTGTGTTTGTCCGTGATGTGCGTCACGTGCTTGTGGTGTTTTAATTTATAAACTCACACTTTGTACGTGCGACACACCATATCAATGCTATAGAAAAGGCATCATCATTATGTAACCACATATTCAATTTTAGGAATTTCACATTTGTGAAACCAATACTATTCAtggaataaaattaaattttaattattaaataaataaaactatgAATAAAATAGCTATATCTTATACTtgcttttaatttaaaaaattgcaATAAAGCTAAAGAGAAATcgtgaaaatatattttagaaattCGAATTCACCGAAAACTCGGAATTGCTGATATGTACATCGACTGATTATTTTTTGGTCGGTCCATGATTATATACAATATACATATTCTTGTCATTGATAATTgatttgtatattattttttatattagtaTTATTATATTTAGAAATGGAGCCAAATAGATGCAAATAGGTGCGACTATCCCCATCAACTCCTCGGAACTTCTTCTAGTTATCTTTGTTTCATTAAGAAAAtttaatgttttaaaataattttaacacAATGACCCctttaatttatcaaaaatcCTTCGCGGTCCACTAAATTTTAAATACGAaatcttaaattttattaattattttttttagaaaaactaCTAATTCACTTGATCCAAAGACACAATtgtttgataaaaattattttactattcgtttttttattttaacagtgctttgaaaataataataatgaaactACGTCTTCTCTAATGATTTTTTCTGGCTTTACTAAGTCAAATTCCATGAGTCATTTGATACGTAAAAAGTAGGACAAACTGTTTTGGagcttataaattattaaaatttatttggtaaataatttttcaaacaaCTTATAAATTGTAGGAGtggcaaattttaaaaaaatcttgacCCGTCCCGATTCCCAACCCGTTCTCGTCCCGAATTTTTTCCGTCCCGAACTTTTTTCGACCCGAGTGTTCGGGATTTTTTCCGATCCGATCAATGTCAggatcgggatcgggatagGAAACCCTTCCCGACGAGATTCtcgacccgacccgaatataaaaataatattttttaataatatttattaattaaaaaaataattttttttaattttatgttttaatattaatgttttataattatataccatataatttttttatatttatcttttttaatattaacattgagttataaatttttattttgtttgtttattattatgaataattatatgtttttttattaatcaagtagttattttagtttatttgtaatgtactaaaaaaatattttagttttttaatggttatatataaataaattttaatttatttgtaatgtattaataaattgtttgattttttttataattttttttcaaaaaaatattttcatataattttttttaaaaaaatattattcgggattaaCCTCTTccgacccgacgggatcccgaacattcgggtcccgacacatctcgggtgcgggatcgggagaaaaaaaaaatcccaatTCCTATCGGGACGGGACTCGGGTAAGggggttacgggacgggtcccgacccgattTCACCCCTaataaattgtttttaaaaaaattgagggtgagatcttattttaacattCTATTTCTCCAAAATATCTTTACATATTTTCTTAAATCCCCATCATATCGTCTatccattaaatattaaattaaaaaaatttacaaataacataaaatttttctaactaaaatataaattagttttatttttttaaatataagttCATTCTAAAATTATTTCGCATATGTATAATTTTTTACATTATCTTCATAATATATATCTTTTACAATTTTTGCCAATAAAAATGATCTTATAATACCATATATATCAACATCATTAATTcctttaaaataagtttatccaaacattttaacacttatttttaaaataaattcggACAGCTTATAAACAcctaaaacaacttttaaattCTAGGAGGTTATaaccaatttttaataaaatttagcCAAACACTTAGGGCCTGTTTGGTACAAGTACACATAATACTTGTATAACGTGTCCTATCTAATTATTCGTTATTCTCGTCGTActatttatccatatattaattatttatttaaaatcaatcaaattattaattatttatcttatatcaatcaaatcattgaatttaaattactatattacccttataaataatattattcatattttatttatttttaaaaagaacaaaatggtaatttatcatttttatataaaattcaatcaatcaatcaaatcaatcaaatcaaatactatattaactatcattttttatttattttacattacattatattacttatcaaaATACTATTTATCATATCTTAACCATGagaaaaatccataactcatataaaataaaatagatattaTCCCAAACAGTATCGCTTATATTATATCACTGGGAATATTGTTTATATAATAAAttgttatatatttatatacatacacacacacacatacgtAATAAATATTGTATAAGCATGATATAAAAAGTCCAGAGTACAAAGACTTGACTGAGGCAGCAATGGAGTTTGCCACAGACCTTACAGACAGTATCCCTTTCTTCCCTTGGTGTCTTTCCCTCTAATATGTCCCTTTCCTTTTTCCCAAACATGGCGCAACACTTCCCACCTTCAAATATGGTTTTTTCTACAATTGGTCGCCATTTTTGCTGACCCTTTACTCCTTTTTTAACTGATTGAACGAACGAATATATATCCAGctgcattatttttttttccatggATTTTGGTGTTACGAGCTTCGATAACTTGGCCTACTCGAGCATTAAAAATGGCAGCTTCGCTTCAGGTAATGGGTCCGAGTCGAAAAAGCTTAAATGGTGTGGATCTGGATTTGTGAAGCAGGAGAGGGCATTAGGTGAAGATGTTTTCAGGGAGTTTAAATTGAACGAAACTTGTAATAGCGGCAATTTCTTTCAAGGGCAGCAGCAAATGTTGAGTTTCTCTTCACCAAATTCACAGGCTGTGACTAATTGGCCTTATCTTCAAAACATATCGAGTCCCTTTAGCAAGAACACAGGTCAGTGCGATTTTTTGAATTTGTGAATGAAGAATCTGTGGCTTTTGTCAACAGTGGCAAAGATTTGTTTTTGCTGTTCTGGTTAAATGGTCTTGTCATGTGTGTCGAATGAACAGATTTTCCCCCTAAAATGCTTCCTTTTTCTCGAAGTTTTAGGACTATTTTTACCCAAGAAAAGTTAACTCATTCTTCtgaatggtttttttttttttttttttcaggtgTGAGAAGTTCGTTTCTTACTCCATCACAGTGGATTGAGCTAGAACACCAAGCTTTGATCTACAAATACATCACTGCAAATGTTCCTGTACCTTCTTGTCTTCTAAATCCCATCAGAAAAGCTTTGGAATCTGCTGGCTTTTCTCCCTTTTCTGGCCTTAAACCCACTGCTTGTGAGTAGTGACTCCTCTGCTCTTTCCCAATTGCTTACGAAATGtgatgtttttatatttttagttgTGAAATGGTTTCTTGAACCAAAAAAATGCGCAGTTGGATGGGGTGGCTTTCATCTGGGATTCTCCAGCACCGATCCTGAGCCGGGGCGGTGCCGTCGGACGGATGGCAAGAAATGGCGGTGCGCCAGAGATGCGGTAGTTGACCAGAAGTACTGCGAACGGCATATGAACAGAGGCCGCCACCGTTCAAGAAAGCCTGTGGAAGGCCAAACCGGCCATTCCGCCGCCACGATCCCCACCATTTCTGCCGCCAAGACGGCGCCCAACGATTCCTCAAAGCCTGCGGCCGCCGCGGTCGCTGCCGGCTCTGCATCCAACGCTCTCCGCCTCTCACGCGGCCAACAAGTCCACAGCTTGGAGCTCGGAATACCCAATATTAATGTCAATAGGTGAGCTCTATCATTGAGGAACTTTCCTTTTACTTGGAAAAGAGCCATAGTCACTTAACTCATGACTGTTGAACACAAAGAAGTCCGTtgcaactcaaattttttaaaccgTGCATCGAATAATCATATGGACAAGCACATGTCGTGGCTTGTGCTGAAATAGAATGTAGGATCCAAAAGATTTGACGATGCACAGTTACTACTTATTAGTTATTGTAATTCAGTAACACTCCTATTGTTtttggactatcagatgtgttCCTGAGAAGGATAATCCGAAAGGGGTGAATCGAAATGCGACCATCCTCTCCATGGCGACTTCAGGAACAGGTCTCAAGGAAAACCAGTACGACGAATCCTCTCCCCGTTCACAGTTCGGATTAGTCTCTTCAGACTCTTTGCTCAACCCTTTAGACAGGGGTTCGCCTATCGTCAAATGCGAAGACCACGGTGCTTCAGAAGACATCATCGATCAAGAAAACAAGTCTAAGAACACTCTTCAACAGTTCATAAGTAACTGGCCGAAAAGCCGTTCC comes from the Henckelia pumila isolate YLH828 chromosome 1, ASM3356847v2, whole genome shotgun sequence genome and includes:
- the LOC140875718 gene encoding growth-regulating factor 6-like; translation: MDFGVTSFDNLAYSSIKNGSFASGNGSESKKLKWCGSGFVKQERALGEDVFREFKLNETCNSGNFFQGQQQMLSFSSPNSQAVTNWPYLQNISSPFSKNTGVRSSFLTPSQWIELEHQALIYKYITANVPVPSCLLNPIRKALESAGFSPFSGLKPTAFGWGGFHLGFSSTDPEPGRCRRTDGKKWRCARDAVVDQKYCERHMNRGRHRSRKPVEGQTGHSAATIPTISAAKTAPNDSSKPAAAAVAAGSASNALRLSRGQQVHSLELGIPNINVNRCVPEKDNPKGVNRNATILSMATSGTGLKENQYDESSPRSQFGLVSSDSLLNPLDRGSPIVKCEDHGASEDIIDQENKSKNTLQQFISNWPKSRSEQRQRATFSWPDHLDLQPDGTQLSISIPVVTSDFMSPSKNIELQANRTGLGFGKISPSTEENRIQANWIPISWEGGPLGEALNTTNNSYLGFENAKALNLIESQENSPRSAFGSLSNSS